Sequence from the Sphingosinicella ginsenosidimutans genome:
GCGACCGAGGGGGAGCTCGCCCGGTCCGACGCCGATTATCCGACGCTCTTCGCGCAGTGCCGGCCGGCGGGATCGGCCGCCGCCACCATCCGCGCGAGCGAGATCCTGTTGCCGCGCGGCGGCGTGCTGCCTAGCGTCCTTCCCTCGCCTCGCTATGCGGATGCGTCGTCGGTCAATCGCCGCTAGACGCCGCCGAGCGCTCGCACGGCTGGGGCCGCTGCGATAGGCGGGGCGAACAAGGGGGAGATCGAAATGCGCGCATTCCTGGGAATCATCGTCGGCATCGTCGTCGCGCTGGCAGCCGCTTCGTGCGTCGCGGTGATTGGCGGCTGGCTCTTCCCGACACCACTGCAGCGGGCCATCGAGATGACTCCCGATGGCGTGCGATCGGCCTTCGGCGACATGCCGCTCGGCGCGCGCCTCACGCTCGTCGTCGCCTGGCTCGCAGGCGGGTTCGCGGCCGGGGCGGTGGCGAAGGCGATCTCCCGCCAGCGCTGGGCGGCCTGGACGGTCATCATCCTGTTCGGGCTCTACGCACTGGCGACCGTCCTCCTGCTGCCGATGCCCGGCTGGCTCCAGGCGCTCGGCATCGTCGCCCCGCTCGTCGGCGGCGCGATCGGCGAAGGGCTGGTTTCGGCCGCCCCGCCCGCCACGCCGGACCACACGGAACCGGCGATCGGCGACTGACCGCCCGCTGGCGATCACCAGCGTTCGATTTCGGACACCAAAAGTTGGCGTAGATTGCCGTCTATTGGCGATGTCGAAACGGCCCCGAAATCACGTGATCGGCAAAAAGCGCGGATTTCCGCCGTTTTCTGCGTTTGGCACGGGCGCTGCACAGTCCCTGGCATGATCGTCGGATGGTCCGGCGGTCGGGATCAGGGAGAATTAAAATGTCGGTTTCGCTCTACAACGTTCAGTCGCTGGTCGTTTCCGCCCTCGGCGCGCTGCTGGTCGGCAGCCTGTTCCTCTCCGCCGCGGTTGGCCCGGCCACCATGATCTAACCCCCCTGCTCCGGCAGGGGGCCATTCCGGCCCTCGCCCCGATGCAGCCAGTTCACAGGGATTGACGAAATGACCACCCGCTACGCACCGGACAAAGCCAACGGCAAGCTGCTCGGCGTGTGCGCCGGCATCGCCCGCACCGTCGATTGCGACCCGATCTTCATCCGGTTCGCCGCCCTCGGCGCGCTGCTGGCGCTCGGCCCCATCGCCGTCGCCCTCTACATCCTTGCCGCCTGGCTCGGCGACTGAGCCTAGTTGCCCAGCTGGAGCGGCAGGAAGATGCCCAGGATCGACAGCGCGAACGCGATCGCCGCGACGATCAGGGCCACGCGCGCAAGCTGCGCCGCCTGCCGCGCCTGATCCGCCGCATCGCGGACCGGGTCCCCCTTATCATCCATTGCGAACGACCGCCGTTCAGGCCGGGATCGGCAGCGGCCGCGGCACGCTGACGCTCACCGCCGCCCGCGCATTGGCCGGC
This genomic interval carries:
- a CDS encoding PspC domain-containing protein — protein: MTTRYAPDKANGKLLGVCAGIARTVDCDPIFIRFAALGALLALGPIAVALYILAAWLGD